CTGTTTATTTTTCATCGAACGTCcacgaaaataatttaaaatttttacaattagaTAAACACTTAATGGAATGCTTAAAAGAAGGCCAATTATTATATGTAAAAGGAAACCATGATGATAGCGCCGTTATCTGCACAAAAAGTCGGACTTATAATGTAATTGAAACGGAGACCTCAAATAGTTTATTATTAGcacaaaatttaaagtttcaaaaagattttgatgatgaaaaagacaaaaaaatatCAACCACTAAAATTTATGGgatttttaatagttatttagaagttttacCAGGAAAaccacatttaaaaaatttaggaACATTACTTGAAAGTACAGCTTACCGAGGTCCTGAATATGAGTCATTAATAAgggataaaaaatatacttttcAAGAATTATTAGATACCGTACAAATTTCTGAAGATGAATTAAAAGAAGCTTTAAAAAACATGCATTGTATTACAATAGAAAATATGATACGATTACTCGACTTTCAATATCACTTTCGAGTATTATCACTAATGTTGAATTTTATCGAGGAAAATTCTTGGGAATTAGATAGGGTAGATTACGAGGAaacaagaaatgaattaaacaatttaattccaaCAGAAATATTAGATTCAGTTTTTGATTATTACGCCGAAGAAACTCAATGTATCGATGGATTACAACTTTATCGTTATAATGAATACAAAGTGTGTAGATTCTTTGCAACCGTTTTATTGTCAAGCGCTGGGAAATTTAATTTGGAGGAATTTTTAACTGCTTGGGGCGAATCTGTTCCGCCAGGAATGATTGTGAATGAAGATATGTTACATGGTATTGCTATTATTGATCGGAAATCAATTCCACCTGTTATTCGAGAATTTAAAGCTGATGTTTTACCAGATAATGTTATTGAGAGGCTTAAGGTTTTGTTTGAGGTGAAAGATAAATGGACCTTTGAAGAAATCAGTCCTTATGTTGAGTAAGTTATGAATACTTGTTGAACACTGTTTAtggatttaattattttttctttattaattttttgtttcaaacatttatttcatgtTATGTAGAATTTGTGTTTGTTTTTATAGAAaggtatgaatttttttatttttaattttaggggattattatttaaagataaagtAACAGTTTAagtatttcttattttagaaACATTGACTTATATAAAGTATAGGTATTACTAAACAAAGCTAATTAAGGTTGTCTATCATATACCAGTAAACTAATGTTAGTGTGCAAGGACTTAGTCCGCCATTCAAGGAAATACTAAAAAAGGTCTCAAGATTACTGTGAAATAAGGCAGCAGGTTGACAATTAGTAAGCATTATGTATGAAGTTGATGATATTGCAAATGGACATGTTGATTTAAGAGTATAGTGCGTTTTCTGGATCAGACTTGTAAAGCTCCCTTGATTGGGGAGGAGTTGCACTtcaaatttccaaattaaatttgactGCTTGTTTCTATACAAATAAATTGTTCCTTTCGGGATTTTGTAGCCAGTTGTGTGAAAAGATAAACTGAAATATATGTATTTGATGGTCCACACATTAAACTTCTCTTCAAAGATGAAGATTTCATTCAACAATGACAGAAAGAGTTTTTAGAAAGTAATATGCTTCTGTGCAATATTAGTAGCAAGGTGCATTTTCTCCAGTCACCTTGAAAATCTTCTTGTATGTAGGGAAAAAGCTCAATCAGCATTAAATCATCAGATAGCATGAGGAAATAGTGTGCCGGTATGCTAATTTGTTGTGGAGTAAATTTCTAATTCAATTCTCACAAATCCTGATGACTTTAAAAACTTGGGGGTGACAATGGACTCAGCGCTGTCTTGGCGGTATCAGATTCAGTCTGTTTGTAGGAAggtctatttttgttttcattcttTGCGTAAACTTGGTTGTTTTCTTCCCCTTGCTGTCCGTCGTAATCTCTGTTACTCATTAATACTGCCCCACATAGATTATGCTGATGCTGTGTATCCCGACCTGGCAATTACCCTCCGTAACAAATTAGATACATTGCAGAACAACTGTCTACGCTTTATTTTTGA
This genomic stretch from Onthophagus taurus isolate NC chromosome 7, IU_Otau_3.0, whole genome shotgun sequence harbors:
- the LOC111413184 gene encoding sister chromatid cohesion protein DCC1, with product MSEDNSNTRTFEEVNNLLSLAKLNEDDLIPVSQAVYFSSNVHENNLKFLQLDKHLMECLKEGQLLYVKGNHDDSAVICTKSRTYNVIETETSNSLLLAQNLKFQKDFDDEKDKKISTTKIYGIFNSYLEVLPGKPHLKNLGTLLESTAYRGPEYESLIRDKKYTFQELLDTVQISEDELKEALKNMHCITIENMIRLLDFQYHFRVLSLMLNFIEENSWELDRVDYEETRNELNNLIPTEILDSVFDYYAEETQCIDGLQLYRYNEYKVCRFFATVLLSSAGKFNLEEFLTAWGESVPPGMIVNEDMLHGIAIIDRKSIPPVIREFKADVLPDNVIERLKVLFEVKDKWTFEEISPYVENLTSTNFGPSALLAKHTRISTTDGVKYYSSKHSR